A genomic region of Pseudochaenichthys georgianus chromosome 12, fPseGeo1.2, whole genome shotgun sequence contains the following coding sequences:
- the LOC139434901 gene encoding uncharacterized protein — translation MITAWAVDTVADDDILSQPPPLSPVNECDNPDCKEWRLEANAVRAQRDIYAAEVKSLRCKLQQRIKDKRQRMDQRAGDMPAFDGEERERVILKKRPRPESTPTRLSKSKGPSCSKSPIPACSTSPIPACSTSPIPACSKSPTGSHTHSPSSSEPASIHTEASSTSPPINSPWFRGRGRGNIMRDITFPRIMEEYLQGYREHYAGIDPPVRLQENTVSKLSRVKSFLSFMAHGFNRLSDWLFLRDLKRIRGWSRSLMKSSLQVTTSDFYIKNISHFLKYMADTPCKGSRLSQTDMILIKREVVAILKSLKRKVLIHQMQVKRDKMEGLPSHNDLMTCLTSTTTRIPQLLDVMASNPTTATRTLLYGYMTLHWSCIYGHRPGVYSNMTNAEVRKADTTGTAFGYLVHVSNHKTANAFGEAQLYLTVEEFGWMKRWLEIKGTLTCTQSRYFLYTEGKNPFRKLAYSLRLAWADVGLRSPINFTDLRTVHADNAKRFQDKGNRQRVSDFMCHNTATADKFYANNPSLKEAADIRLLFTQSLQAAAAASTAAAAAGNEDTFAGIDIDSDNSGEEHSPAPYQDSLPRHVPKRDQSLAEHNPSDMGEERVPYSAPTSPTVASDQLVNMQCVVVISPLVNTLYPV, via the exons atgattaccgcttgggctgttgacacggtggcagacgacgatatactgtcacaacctccacccttgtccccggtgaatgaatgtgacaacccggactgcaaagaatggaggctggaggctaacgcagtgagggctcagcgggacatatatgctgctgaggtgaaatccctgcgctgcaagttgcagcagaggataaaggacaagcgacagaggatggatcagcgggccggggacatgcccgcgttcgatggggaggaacgagagcgggtcattctgaagaaacgaccccgaccagagtcgacaccaacgaggctgtccaagtcgaaaggtccctcctgcagcaagtctcccattcctgcctgcagcacgtctcccattcccgcctgcagcacgtctcccattcccgcctgcagcaagtcccccactggctctcacacccattcacccagctcctcagagcctgcatccatccataccgaggcctcgtcaacctcccctcccataaattccccctggttccggggcaggggccggggaaatataatgcgggacataacattcccacggatcatgg aggagtatctgcaaggataccgggagcattatgcaggtatcgacccaccagtgaggctccaggaaaacacagtctccaaactaagcagagtgaagtcgttcctcagtttcatggcacacggtttcaatcgcctgtctgactggctctttttgagggatctcaagaggatacgcgggtggtcccggagcctgatgaagtcaagccttcaggtcacgacctccgacttctacatcaagaatatatcacactttctcaagtacatggccgacacaccgtgcaaggggagcaggctcagccaaacggacatgattttaatcaaacgggaagtagttgccatcctgaagtccctgaagagaaaagtacttatccaccagatgcaagtgaagcgtgacaagatggaaggtctgccgagccacaacgacctaatgacatgcttgacttcgaccaccactcgcatccctcagctcctggatgtgatggccagcaatccgactaccgcgacccggacactgctctatgggtatatgactcttcattggagctgcatttatggccaccgtccgggggtctactccaacatgaccaacgccgaggtccgaaaggcggatacaactggcactgccttcggctacctggttcat gtaagtaaccacaagacggccaacgcgttcggggaggcgcagctgtacctcaccgtagaagaatttggatggatgaagaggtggctggaaattaagggtacgctgacctgcacccagagccgttactttctgtacacagaggggaagaacccgttcaggaagcttgcctactccctgaggttggcatgggctgatgtggggctccgcagtcccattaacttcaccgacctccgcacagtccacgccgataatgcgaagaggtttcaagacaaaggcaaccgccaaagagtgagtgatttcatgtgtcacaacactgcaactgcggacaaattttacgcgaataatccttctttgaaggaggctgcggacattcggttgctcttcacacagtcacttcaagcagcggcggcggcatcgacagcagcagcagcagcgggaaatgaagacacttttgcgggtattgacatcgacagtgacaactctggagaggagcacagcccggctccctaccaagactccctaccaagacatgtcccgaagagggaccagtcactggccgaacacaacccctcagacatgggtgaagagagggtgccatactctgccccaacttcacccactgttgccagtgatcaacttgtaaatatgcagtgtgttgttgtaatcagtccccttgtaaatacgttatatcctgtttga